From the Nodularia sp. NIES-3585 genome, one window contains:
- a CDS encoding helix-turn-helix domain-containing protein, with amino-acid sequence MSHSLSQSETFENYNVQNFQEGKFLTSFQRKALLKSLQTDIQPEYRRRIEIMLLADVGKSQSQICEIIGCSQEMARYWIGLAEAGLAHKWNERPIGRPKIVNDQYLERLKELVSHSPRDYGYAFTYWTAQWLSKHLANEFNIQISDRHINRLLKQMGLSTKRKSSNPPETIPTKDAGITICDLQSNSEPNFHWSLNLIQTNK; translated from the coding sequence ATGTCACACTCTCTTAGTCAAAGCGAAACTTTTGAAAATTATAATGTCCAAAACTTTCAAGAAGGTAAGTTTTTAACATCTTTTCAAAGGAAGGCTTTACTGAAAAGCTTACAAACTGATATCCAGCCAGAATATCGGCGGCGCATTGAAATTATGTTATTAGCCGATGTGGGTAAATCTCAAAGCCAAATCTGTGAAATTATCGGTTGTTCTCAGGAAATGGCTCGCTACTGGATTGGTTTAGCTGAAGCAGGTTTAGCACATAAATGGAATGAGCGACCAATCGGTAGACCGAAAATTGTTAATGATCAATATCTGGAGCGTTTGAAAGAATTGGTTAGCCATAGCCCTCGTGATTACGGTTATGCGTTTACTTATTGGACAGCCCAATGGTTAAGTAAACATCTCGCCAACGAATTTAACATCCAAATTAGCGATCGCCACATTAATCGCCTACTTAAACAAATGGGACTGTCCACCAAACGCAAAAGTTCCAACCCACCAGAAACTATCCCAACCAAGGATGCTGGAATTACGATTTGCGATTTGCAATCTAACTCCGAGCCTAATTTCCATTGGTCGTTAAATCTGATTCAGACCAATAAATAA
- a CDS encoding peptidase domain-containing ABC transporter, whose translation MASAFSPEYLAQQLIHSLGEPLSDQEIERCLIGVEIVEPPVAKQFWQAASAPNGIYIVLGGKVRLLDGSNNLITTLTTGASFGELTLFTNEEFSPYVARASVKLKLAYFPQASLQEVIRKHPSIRDRLKQRAELWDLLLLCCQTSLVPHNGSVEGILKALALFERHTVQGDSLPVTLFQDTKLWLLHQGELQHTDGRTLTPGNIYVYPQQEDWRVAQPTKVYSLKNAHWPLVLEYWPQLAELSSERQDATNSTPVEVISPRRIRELPPLDPEPKKKQKQAYFPSPTVKAGHWWGRLTKRYPFFEQQSAADCGAACLVMISRYWGKRLSVNRLRDLANINRTGATLRGLTTAAESIGFTTRPVKASLDKLAQQTLPAIAHWEGRHYIVVYEISKKQVIVGDPAFGQRTLTEAEFKAGWTGYALLLEPTALLKETDENSTQFWQLFDLVKPHSKVLLEVFMASVLIQIFGLVTPLLTQLLLDRVLVQRSTLTLNAVGFGLLIFGLFSVVVNGLRQYLLDHTANRISVALLVGFIKHTFRLPLAFFESRYVGDIISRVQENYKIQRFLTGEALSITLDLLTVFIYVGLMFWYSPPMALLSLTIVPPFFILALVATPFFRRINREAFNATASENSYLIQSLTGISSIRSMAIEQTVRWHWEELLNNVIKKTFAGQIISNKMQLFSSGIETLVTTGLLWFGAWLVIQNELTIGQLVAFNMLLGNIIRPFQRLVVLWNQFQEVVISSERINDVLEAEPEEDLHHQPRQFLPRLEGHIKFENVTFRYHPESDINVLENLSFEILPQQTVAVVGRSGSGKTTLAKMILGLYLPTDGKVLIDAQDVTSISLRSLRSQIGVVDQDTFLFGGTIRENINIAHPEATLEEIIEAARLAGADEFIKLMPTGYETQIGEGGGMLSGGQRQRLAIARALLGNPRLLLLDEATSHLDAESERIIQNNLNTILQGRTSLIIAHRLSTVRNADLILVLDRGLLVESGTHEELIARKGHYFYLNQQQLAQTAQTA comes from the coding sequence ATGGCATCAGCGTTTTCTCCGGAATACTTAGCGCAACAACTTATCCACAGCCTGGGTGAGCCGTTGTCAGACCAAGAAATTGAAAGATGCTTAATCGGGGTGGAAATCGTCGAACCACCTGTAGCAAAGCAATTCTGGCAAGCTGCAAGCGCTCCGAATGGCATCTATATTGTCCTGGGAGGTAAAGTCAGGCTTTTAGATGGCTCGAATAATTTAATCACTACCCTGACAACAGGAGCATCATTTGGCGAACTAACTTTATTTACAAATGAAGAGTTTAGTCCTTATGTTGCTAGAGCTTCTGTCAAGTTAAAACTGGCCTATTTTCCGCAAGCATCTTTACAAGAGGTGATCCGCAAGCATCCGAGCATTCGCGATCGCCTCAAACAACGTGCCGAATTGTGGGATTTACTGTTGTTATGTTGCCAAACGTCTCTAGTGCCTCACAATGGTTCTGTAGAAGGGATACTCAAAGCTTTGGCTTTATTTGAACGCCACACTGTACAAGGTGACTCACTTCCAGTCACGCTATTTCAAGATACTAAGCTTTGGTTATTGCATCAAGGAGAACTACAGCACACAGATGGACGCACATTAACACCAGGAAACATCTATGTATATCCCCAGCAGGAAGATTGGCGCGTAGCTCAACCCACCAAGGTTTACAGCCTGAAAAATGCCCATTGGCCACTTGTCTTAGAATACTGGCCGCAATTAGCCGAGTTATCGTCAGAACGGCAAGATGCTACAAACAGTACACCTGTAGAAGTAATTTCCCCCAGGAGAATCAGAGAATTACCACCACTAGACCCAGAACCGAAAAAGAAGCAAAAACAAGCTTATTTTCCCAGTCCTACAGTCAAAGCTGGGCATTGGTGGGGACGATTAACTAAGCGGTATCCGTTCTTTGAACAACAAAGCGCTGCTGACTGTGGAGCCGCTTGCTTAGTGATGATTAGCCGCTATTGGGGTAAGCGCTTGAGTGTCAACCGACTCCGAGATTTAGCTAATATTAATCGCACTGGTGCCACACTGCGGGGTTTAACAACGGCGGCGGAAAGTATTGGTTTTACCACTCGTCCGGTGAAAGCCAGTCTGGATAAATTAGCACAGCAAACCTTACCCGCGATCGCACATTGGGAAGGTAGACATTACATTGTTGTCTATGAAATCAGCAAAAAGCAGGTGATTGTCGGTGACCCCGCTTTTGGACAACGCACTCTGACTGAGGCAGAATTTAAAGCTGGTTGGACTGGTTACGCGTTGTTATTAGAACCCACAGCCCTCCTCAAAGAAACCGACGAAAACAGTACACAATTCTGGCAGTTATTTGATTTAGTTAAACCTCATTCCAAAGTGCTGCTAGAAGTCTTTATGGCTTCGGTGTTAATTCAGATATTTGGATTAGTTACGCCCTTATTAACTCAGTTGTTATTAGACCGAGTACTTGTGCAGCGTAGCACCCTGACATTAAACGCCGTAGGTTTCGGGTTGCTGATTTTTGGCTTGTTCAGTGTGGTGGTGAATGGACTTCGCCAATATCTGCTGGATCACACAGCTAACCGCATCAGTGTAGCGTTATTGGTAGGTTTTATTAAACACACTTTCCGCTTACCTTTAGCCTTTTTTGAATCCCGCTACGTTGGTGATATTATTTCCCGCGTCCAAGAAAACTATAAAATTCAGCGCTTCCTGACTGGGGAAGCCTTATCTATCACCTTGGATTTGTTGACTGTGTTTATCTACGTGGGATTGATGTTTTGGTATAGCCCCCCGATGGCTTTACTAAGTTTAACCATCGTCCCGCCATTCTTTATTCTGGCGCTCGTTGCTACACCCTTCTTTCGTCGCATTAATCGTGAGGCTTTTAATGCCACAGCTAGCGAAAATAGTTATCTGATTCAATCTCTCACAGGTATTAGCTCAATTCGCTCAATGGCAATTGAACAAACAGTGCGTTGGCATTGGGAAGAGCTATTAAATAATGTGATTAAAAAGACCTTTGCTGGGCAGATAATTAGTAACAAAATGCAGCTTTTTAGCTCCGGCATTGAAACACTAGTAACTACGGGATTGCTGTGGTTTGGGGCATGGTTAGTTATTCAGAATGAACTAACTATTGGGCAATTAGTTGCTTTTAATATGTTGTTGGGTAACATTATTCGCCCCTTTCAAAGGCTAGTTGTCTTGTGGAATCAATTCCAGGAAGTAGTGATTTCTAGTGAAAGAATTAATGATGTTTTAGAAGCGGAGCCAGAAGAAGATTTACATCATCAACCGCGGCAGTTTTTACCGAGATTAGAAGGACATATTAAGTTTGAGAATGTGACTTTCCGCTATCACCCAGAGAGTGATATTAATGTCCTAGAAAATCTCAGCTTTGAAATCTTACCGCAGCAGACTGTAGCGGTGGTGGGGCGTAGTGGTTCAGGGAAAACCACCCTCGCGAAGATGATTTTGGGACTATATCTGCCGACAGATGGCAAAGTATTAATTGATGCCCAAGATGTGACTAGTATTTCCCTGCGATCGCTGCGTTCTCAAATTGGTGTTGTCGATCAAGATACCTTCTTATTCGGCGGTACAATCCGCGAAAATATCAATATTGCTCATCCAGAAGCCACCCTAGAGGAAATTATTGAAGCTGCAAGATTAGCAGGAGCCGATGAATTTATCAAGCTCATGCCGACTGGCTACGAAACTCAAATTGGTGAAGGTGGGGGGATGTTATCTGGTGGACAACGCCAACGGCTCGCGATCGCCCGTGCATTACTCGGAAATCCCCGCTTATTGCTTTTAGACGAAGCCACCAGTCACCTCGATGCCGAATCTGAGCGGATTATCCAAAATAACCTGAATACAATTCTCCAAGGGCGCACCAGCCTAATTATTGCCCATCGCCTGTCCACAGTGCGTAATGCTGACCTGATCCTGGTTTTAGATCGAGGCTTACTTGTCGAAAGCGGCACTCACGAAGAATTAATTGCCAGAAAAGGTCATTACTTCTATCTCAACCAGCAACAACTGGCTCAAACAGCGCAAACAGCTTAA
- a CDS encoding HlyD family efflux transporter periplasmic adaptor subunit, producing the protein MPNPSQNLSSVVAIPKQDQNNQVENSSAVVKYQTEVENEANDWFYGTEELLDALPRLWTRSMLYFLLVFASIILPWSMLTKIDETGSARGRLEPKGATHQLGIPVPGTVKAVNVQEGAMVKAGQVLLELDSDVLEQDLQQRQTQLQGLSDRQAQLKLLQNQLMLAINIQEQQNQAQELEKMSQVNQARQNLDARQSSSNLQRLERQALVEQARQNINSTQTAEKLVNSRFNRDVAEVARYRELFEQGAIPQIQLVELEKTAEESQRLHLQAQSDVTQAQLRLREETSRYQATMSQVDADIQQAKLRLQEQESSYQSVVQAGKLAVLRSQEQLKDMETQITSLDSEIAQTKSQIESLQIQLQQRVVRSPIDGIVFELPITKPGPVVDPGQIIAQIAPENSTLILKAQIPSQNSGFLEEGMPVKIKFDAYPYQDYGVLEGRVSWIAPNSRVQSSNQGSIDTYDLDITLDQAYVQAANQRVTLTPGQTATAEVVIRQRRVIDFILDPFKKLQQGGLEL; encoded by the coding sequence ATGCCAAACCCATCTCAAAATTTATCATCCGTCGTTGCCATACCAAAGCAAGACCAAAATAACCAGGTTGAAAACTCTAGTGCTGTTGTTAAATATCAGACAGAGGTAGAAAACGAAGCCAATGATTGGTTTTACGGCACAGAAGAACTGCTAGATGCTTTACCAAGGCTCTGGACACGTTCCATGCTGTACTTTCTGTTAGTATTTGCGTCTATTATTTTACCTTGGTCGATGCTCACCAAAATTGATGAAACTGGAAGCGCTAGAGGACGTTTAGAACCCAAAGGCGCGACGCATCAATTAGGTATTCCAGTTCCTGGGACTGTGAAAGCTGTCAATGTTCAAGAAGGCGCGATGGTTAAAGCCGGACAGGTTTTGCTCGAATTGGATTCTGATGTGCTGGAACAAGATTTGCAACAGAGACAAACACAATTGCAAGGGTTAAGCGATCGCCAAGCGCAACTCAAGCTGCTGCAAAACCAATTGATGCTGGCGATCAACATCCAAGAACAGCAAAATCAAGCCCAAGAATTAGAAAAAATGTCTCAAGTCAATCAGGCGCGACAAAACCTGGATGCGAGACAGAGTTCATCTAATTTACAAAGGTTAGAAAGACAAGCTTTAGTTGAACAAGCTCGACAGAATATTAATTCTACCCAGACGGCTGAGAAGTTAGTCAATAGTCGTTTTAACAGAGATGTCGCCGAAGTTGCACGCTATCGTGAACTGTTCGAGCAGGGTGCAATTCCGCAAATTCAACTTGTGGAATTAGAAAAGACAGCAGAGGAAAGCCAACGCTTGCATTTACAAGCACAATCTGACGTTACCCAAGCTCAACTGCGTTTAAGAGAAGAAACGAGCCGCTATCAGGCGACTATGAGTCAAGTTGATGCGGATATTCAGCAAGCAAAACTACGCCTCCAAGAACAAGAAAGCAGCTATCAAAGCGTTGTCCAAGCCGGTAAGTTAGCGGTGCTGAGAAGCCAGGAACAACTCAAAGATATGGAAACCCAAATTACTAGCCTGGATTCAGAAATAGCTCAAACCAAGAGCCAGATAGAATCTTTGCAGATTCAACTTCAACAACGAGTAGTGCGATCGCCTATTGATGGCATAGTTTTTGAGTTACCCATCACCAAACCAGGGCCTGTGGTAGACCCAGGACAAATCATTGCCCAAATTGCGCCAGAAAATAGTACATTGATTTTGAAAGCGCAGATACCCAGCCAAAACAGTGGTTTCTTAGAAGAGGGAATGCCAGTCAAAATCAAGTTTGATGCCTATCCCTATCAAGATTATGGCGTGTTAGAAGGGCGTGTGAGTTGGATTGCACCTAACTCCAGAGTACAGTCTAGCAACCAAGGCAGTATAGATACTTATGATTTAGATATCACCCTAGATCAAGCTTATGTACAAGCTGCTAACCAACGCGTTACTTTAACCCCCGGTCAGACAGCCACCGCAGAGGTAGTTATTCGTCAACGCCGAGTCATTGATTTCATCTTAGATCCCTTTAAGAAATTGCAACAAGGCGGTCTAGAACTTTAG
- a CDS encoding peptidylprolyl isomerase, with translation MSNILKVSAEEIIYYIKMACQIPGILEAIATQKIIAEAADKAGIEITTEELQTAADGLRLANRLLKAEDTWAWLEKHHLSLDDLEEIAKINLTSSKLANHLFADQIEPFFYAHQPKYFGAVTYEVILDDEDLALELFYALQEGEISFQEIARQYIQNPETRRAGGYQGVRRRTDFRAEIAAAVFAVTPPQILKPIITPKGAHIIAVEEIIKPELDDNLRFQIMGDFFSNWLQQQIATVEIVANLQDNTKTQTSNNLLKPA, from the coding sequence ATGTCAAATATTTTAAAAGTTTCGGCTGAAGAGATTATTTACTATATAAAGATGGCTTGCCAAATACCTGGAATATTAGAAGCGATCGCTACGCAAAAGATTATTGCAGAAGCCGCCGATAAAGCAGGAATTGAAATCACAACAGAGGAACTGCAAACAGCAGCAGATGGACTTCGTTTAGCTAACCGACTACTCAAAGCAGAAGATACCTGGGCTTGGTTAGAAAAACATCATCTTTCTCTAGATGACTTAGAAGAAATAGCCAAAATCAACCTCACATCGTCCAAATTAGCCAATCATTTATTTGCAGACCAAATCGAACCATTCTTTTATGCACACCAACCCAAATATTTTGGTGCAGTAACTTATGAAGTTATCTTAGATGATGAAGATTTAGCCTTAGAACTATTTTATGCCCTCCAAGAAGGCGAAATCAGCTTCCAAGAAATCGCTCGTCAATACATCCAAAATCCCGAAACACGTCGCGCCGGTGGCTATCAGGGAGTCCGCCGCCGTACAGACTTCAGAGCCGAGATTGCAGCCGCAGTTTTCGCCGTTACTCCCCCGCAAATCCTCAAACCAATCATCACACCCAAAGGAGCGCATATAATCGCCGTCGAGGAAATAATCAAACCAGAATTAGATGACAACTTGCGTTTTCAAATTATGGGAGACTTTTTTAGCAATTGGTTACAGCAACAAATAGCCACAGTAGAAATTGTCGCCAATCTTCAAGACAATACTAAAACTCAAACATCAAATAACCTACTCAAACCAGCATAA
- a CDS encoding T3SS effector HopA1 family protein: MQLLDSLQTQLATIPEPLQTSIQDIIHKIEIVSHYCIKHPNYKSLELTEQAVSRFQKLPLDLQNKYLALQLRSFLYGVYYNGSLQEELNLPSNGESTNVVLNQDLENNSFLGVDIGFYDRLHESNRGEGYLSNDWLVVKEETDGALAVHKGGLTVHIERDIHLRPEDKAVTIGSLVPIKLPKNVVQNGFYMAVGNAAAHGEQEIVRIYFNLSPDGAVAVMDGLTTQLNALPISFTFKALYNPSDYGRCDSAVLYFDKHNYEVVRPVLERVYTENRSHFGETVPLFTKLLAPGLALAEEPNSKFTDRESFGMNRCQIIANALLDVWQQDNDTPAGRLEAILKHFSMLEIELQRPYLNPKSEDIFTSLQF; the protein is encoded by the coding sequence ATGCAACTATTGGATTCGCTACAAACTCAATTAGCTACTATTCCTGAACCTTTGCAGACATCAATACAAGACATTATTCATAAAATTGAAATCGTTTCCCATTATTGTATTAAGCACCCAAACTATAAAAGCTTAGAATTAACTGAGCAAGCAGTTTCCCGCTTTCAAAAATTGCCTTTAGACCTCCAGAACAAGTATTTAGCTCTGCAACTGCGTAGTTTTCTTTATGGTGTCTACTACAACGGTTCTTTACAAGAGGAACTCAATTTACCATCAAATGGAGAGTCAACAAATGTAGTATTGAATCAGGATTTAGAAAATAATAGCTTTTTGGGTGTCGATATCGGTTTTTATGACCGCTTACATGAAAGCAACAGAGGTGAAGGCTACTTGAGCAACGATTGGCTGGTAGTCAAAGAAGAAACAGATGGCGCTTTAGCAGTGCATAAAGGTGGTTTAACTGTACACATTGAGCGTGATATTCACTTGCGACCAGAAGATAAAGCTGTGACTATCGGTAGTTTAGTTCCCATCAAACTGCCCAAGAATGTGGTGCAAAATGGATTCTATATGGCAGTTGGCAATGCAGCTGCTCATGGTGAGCAAGAAATAGTCAGGATCTACTTTAATTTATCCCCAGACGGCGCTGTTGCTGTGATGGATGGTTTGACTACCCAACTCAATGCTCTGCCAATTTCCTTTACATTTAAAGCGCTATATAATCCTTCAGATTATGGACGTTGTGACTCAGCAGTGCTTTACTTTGACAAACACAACTATGAGGTTGTCCGTCCAGTATTAGAACGTGTGTATACAGAAAATCGATCACATTTTGGTGAAACAGTGCCTTTGTTTACCAAATTACTAGCGCCAGGGTTAGCTCTTGCTGAAGAACCAAATAGCAAATTCACAGACAGAGAAAGTTTTGGGATGAACCGTTGCCAAATTATTGCTAATGCTTTACTTGATGTTTGGCAGCAAGATAATGATACGCCAGCAGGTAGGTTAGAAGCTATTCTGAAACATTTCTCTATGCTGGAAATTGAATTGCAACGTCCTTATCTCAATCCCAAGTCTGAAGATATCTTTACTTCTTTGCAGTTTTGA
- a CDS encoding phosphotransferase produces MPFLLSYQNVFDYLIPLGLCTEEERSSSNIELKPAKNFNLLLSLSENKKLLVKQERHNREGKTAGEFVQEWRIHEFLQKNPELSYVSPLLSEAVHFDAENSIIIFNYLSNYRDVADFYTKENIFPTQVATKIGTILALIHRVSIQRPEYREFFENSQDAPSQNAPKLNQKMDRITPEIFGNVPADGLKFFALYQRYDSLGQAIAELGSSYTPFCLTHNDMKLNNILISLNWQDVNLNSSSSDQSMIRLIDWERCSWGDPAIDLGSLLSSYLQLWLYSVVVGKGMEIEESLRLATTPLQSLRPSLAALVKAYLAEFPEILEHRPDFLRRVVQFCGLGLIQSIQATLQHEKTFGNPGISMLQVAKSLLCRPEVSIPTIFGMDACDLTPTRYSPTR; encoded by the coding sequence ATGCCATTTTTATTAAGCTATCAAAATGTTTTTGACTACCTAATTCCTCTGGGATTATGTACTGAAGAAGAACGTTCATCGAGTAATATTGAACTAAAACCTGCGAAAAACTTTAACTTATTACTCAGCTTATCTGAGAATAAAAAACTTTTAGTTAAGCAAGAGCGTCATAATCGAGAAGGAAAAACTGCGGGTGAGTTTGTGCAGGAATGGCGAATTCATGAGTTTTTACAAAAAAACCCGGAACTTAGCTATGTTAGCCCTTTGCTATCGGAAGCAGTACATTTTGATGCCGAAAATTCGATCATTATTTTTAACTATCTCAGCAATTACCGGGATGTTGCGGATTTCTACACAAAGGAAAACATCTTTCCTACACAGGTGGCGACAAAAATCGGTACTATTCTCGCATTAATTCATCGCGTCAGTATTCAACGTCCTGAGTATCGGGAATTTTTTGAAAACTCCCAGGATGCACCGAGTCAAAATGCACCAAAACTCAATCAGAAAATGGATAGAATTACGCCGGAAATCTTTGGTAATGTTCCGGCTGATGGGTTAAAATTCTTTGCTCTATATCAACGTTACGACAGTTTGGGTCAAGCGATCGCAGAGTTAGGTAGTTCTTACACTCCCTTCTGTTTGACTCATAACGACATGAAGCTAAACAACATTCTCATCTCCTTAAATTGGCAAGATGTGAATTTAAATAGCTCGTCCTCAGACCAAAGCATGATTCGATTAATTGACTGGGAACGCTGTTCTTGGGGAGATCCAGCTATTGATTTAGGCTCATTGCTCTCCAGTTACCTGCAATTGTGGCTATATAGCGTAGTTGTCGGTAAAGGAATGGAAATTGAAGAGTCTTTACGTTTAGCTACAACGCCTTTGCAATCACTGCGTCCTTCACTTGCTGCATTGGTTAAGGCTTATTTGGCTGAATTCCCCGAAATTTTAGAGCATCGTCCTGATTTCTTACGGCGAGTCGTGCAGTTTTGCGGTTTAGGTTTAATTCAATCGATTCAAGCCACACTCCAGCACGAAAAAACCTTTGGTAATCCTGGTATCAGTATGCTGCAAGTTGCCAAGAGTTTATTGTGTCGTCCAGAAGTATCCATCCCAACTATTTTTGGTATGGATGCTTGCGATTTAACCCCCACCAGATATTCCCCCACACGCTAA
- a CDS encoding pitrilysin family protein encodes MFNFKLKLGKSKGLFYSLILAVACLLISFNFSLAATAAAKHYTELELAPLPEIKLPKHERFVLKNGLVVYLMEDHELPLVNGTALIRTGDRLEPADKIGLAGFTGSVMRTGGTRKHSADQINQMLEQRAANVETSIGQASGSASFESLTEDLETVFDLFAEVLREPVFDQKQLDLAKTQAKGSIARRNDDPDGIASREFQKLIYGQDSPYARTSEYVTLNNISREDLVQFYQEYFHPNNLILGIVGDFEPQKMRSLIEAKFGDWQPRPQINQPQLSEVTPANTGGVFFVDQPQLTQSSVLMGHLGGKFDNPDYAALDVLNGVLNGFGGRLLNEVRSRQGLAYSVYGYWSPRFDYPGMFIAGGQTRSDATVQFVQALQTEIKRIQAQPVTAQELAYAKESTLNSFVFNFQNPGQTLSRLMRYEYYGYPADFLFRYQKAVAATTEADVQRVAQEYLKPEQLVTLIVGNQTAIQPPLTQLAASVTPIDVTIPSSQPQAQN; translated from the coding sequence ATGTTCAATTTTAAATTGAAACTGGGCAAGAGTAAGGGACTATTTTATAGTTTGATTTTGGCTGTTGCCTGTTTACTGATCAGTTTTAACTTTTCTTTAGCGGCGACAGCAGCAGCCAAGCATTACACGGAGTTGGAACTTGCTCCTTTACCTGAAATTAAGTTACCCAAACATGAGCGTTTTGTTCTCAAAAACGGTTTGGTTGTGTATTTGATGGAGGATCACGAACTGCCGTTGGTGAATGGTACAGCTTTGATCCGCACAGGCGATCGCTTAGAACCAGCTGATAAAATTGGTTTGGCTGGTTTTACTGGTTCAGTCATGCGGACTGGCGGCACTCGGAAGCATTCAGCTGATCAGATCAATCAGATGTTGGAACAACGCGCCGCTAATGTGGAAACCAGTATTGGTCAAGCTTCCGGTAGTGCTAGCTTTGAATCACTCACGGAAGATTTAGAAACCGTGTTTGATTTGTTTGCTGAAGTCCTGAGAGAGCCTGTATTTGACCAAAAACAGTTGGATTTAGCAAAAACCCAGGCTAAGGGTAGTATTGCCCGCCGGAATGATGATCCAGATGGGATTGCTAGCCGGGAATTTCAGAAATTAATTTATGGCCAAGATAGCCCCTATGCCCGCACATCTGAGTATGTGACGCTGAATAATATTTCTCGTGAGGATTTAGTCCAGTTTTACCAGGAATATTTTCATCCGAATAATCTGATTTTGGGGATTGTGGGTGATTTTGAACCGCAAAAAATGCGATCGCTCATTGAAGCTAAATTTGGCGATTGGCAACCCCGCCCCCAAATAAATCAGCCCCAGTTATCAGAAGTAACGCCAGCGAATACAGGTGGTGTATTTTTTGTCGATCAACCACAACTAACTCAGAGTAGTGTGTTGATGGGGCATCTGGGCGGTAAGTTTGACAATCCTGATTATGCCGCACTGGATGTATTGAATGGGGTATTAAATGGGTTTGGTGGACGCTTATTAAACGAAGTGCGATCGCGCCAAGGTTTAGCTTACTCTGTATATGGTTACTGGAGTCCCCGCTTCGACTACCCAGGAATGTTTATCGCCGGGGGACAGACGCGATCGGATGCTACAGTCCAGTTTGTCCAAGCCTTACAGACTGAAATCAAGCGTATCCAAGCCCAACCCGTAACAGCACAGGAACTAGCTTATGCCAAAGAGTCCACACTCAACTCCTTTGTCTTCAACTTTCAAAACCCCGGTCAAACTCTATCCAGGTTGATGCGATACGAATATTACGGCTATCCGGCTGATTTCTTATTTCGCTATCAAAAAGCCGTAGCAGCCACAACAGAAGCTGACGTGCAACGCGTAGCACAAGAATACCTCAAACCAGAACAACTGGTGACCCTAATAGTAGGGAATCAAACCGCCATTCAACCGCCATTGACACAGCTAGCGGCATCAGTCACGCCCATAGATGTGACAATTCCCAGTTCACAACCACAGGCGCAAAATTAA
- a CDS encoding RRXRR domain-containing protein: protein MRVPVVDKDHQPLMPTTPGRARKWIASGKAVKHWSDTGQFYVQLKIEPSGCDTQDIVIGIDPGKKFSGIGVQSAKLTLYTAHLILPFQAVRDRMDARRLMRRGRRGRRINRKVDFSKRAHRQKRFSNRRQDKLAPSIRVNRQLELRVVSELGQIYPVSEIRYEYVKADVDLTSGRKKSRSGRGFSAVMVGQKWMLRQLEQFAPVVKVEGYQTASTRKYLGLIKNKLDKSKAEFNTHAVDGVAIAATAFVEYQKYHTTKIDGANWFGCVTVTPAIFKVIRRPPYSRRQLHLMVPAKGGVRRKYGGSTTRHGLRKGDLVSSPKGIGYVSGDTEKQVSVSNANWKRLGQITSSKVQLIRRSNGLIVA, encoded by the coding sequence ATGCGAGTACCTGTAGTAGACAAAGATCACCAACCACTAATGCCCACAACACCAGGACGGGCAAGAAAATGGATTGCATCTGGTAAAGCAGTAAAACACTGGTCGGACACTGGGCAGTTTTACGTCCAATTAAAGATTGAACCATCTGGATGCGATACCCAAGATATTGTCATTGGGATTGACCCTGGCAAGAAATTCTCTGGGATTGGTGTTCAGTCTGCCAAGTTGACACTGTACACGGCTCACTTGATTTTGCCGTTTCAAGCAGTGCGTGACCGGATGGACGCACGAAGATTGATGCGACGTGGACGCAGAGGAAGAAGAATCAACCGCAAGGTCGATTTCTCCAAACGCGCACATCGTCAGAAACGATTTTCCAACCGAAGACAAGATAAATTAGCCCCATCAATTCGTGTTAATCGTCAGCTTGAATTGAGGGTGGTTTCTGAACTTGGTCAAATCTACCCAGTCTCAGAAATTCGTTACGAGTATGTCAAAGCTGATGTAGACCTTACCAGTGGACGTAAAAAATCACGTTCAGGTAGAGGTTTCTCTGCGGTAATGGTCGGGCAGAAGTGGATGTTAAGGCAGCTAGAACAGTTTGCGCCAGTGGTTAAGGTTGAAGGCTATCAAACCGCATCAACTCGTAAATACTTGGGTTTGATTAAAAACAAGCTAGACAAGTCCAAAGCTGAGTTTAATACTCATGCTGTTGATGGTGTAGCTATTGCGGCAACAGCTTTTGTTGAATACCAAAAGTACCACACAACAAAAATTGATGGGGCTAATTGGTTTGGGTGCGTCACGGTTACACCTGCAATATTTAAGGTAATTCGTCGTCCGCCTTACTCCCGTCGTCAACTTCACTTGATGGTTCCTGCAAAAGGTGGTGTGCGCCGTAAATATGGCGGTTCCACAACTCGTCACGGATTACGCAAGGGAGATTTGGTTAGTTCTCCTAAAGGAATTGGTTACGTGTCAGGAGACACCGAAAAACAAGTATCTGTCAGCAATGCTAACTGGAAACGGTTAGGACAGATTACTTCTAGCAAAGTGCAGTTAATTCGTCGTTCCAACGGGTTAATTGTTGCTTAG